A stretch of Myxococcus hansupus DNA encodes these proteins:
- a CDS encoding ABC transporter permease, whose amino-acid sequence MNALGQLMLMRLRMLLRQPEVLFWTFLFPLVTSVMLGLAFRNDTLGPVRVAVAEGPGAQALVEKLKDVPELSAGIESEAAARRRLARGQLALVLLPGETPEALVDPSQQDGRTARLLVARALAAAPPDADASLKSTPVSEPGNRYIDFLIPGLLGLSLMSNSLWVVAGSLVSMRGGRLLKRLSATPMRRSHFFLSFMLARSVFALVEVLFFCAFARWLFGVPMFGSYATLTLVGLVGSLCFAALGVLVSIRARSEESMGGLVNLVSMPMMFLSGVFFASDNFPSWLQPVIALLPLTAVNDSLRAVMLDGAGLLSLATPMAVLAAWTVLPLVLALRLFRWT is encoded by the coding sequence ATGAACGCGCTGGGGCAGTTGATGCTGATGCGGCTGCGCATGCTGCTGCGCCAGCCGGAGGTGCTGTTCTGGACGTTCCTCTTCCCCCTGGTCACCTCGGTGATGCTGGGGCTCGCGTTCCGCAATGACACGCTGGGCCCGGTGCGGGTCGCCGTGGCGGAGGGGCCGGGGGCGCAGGCCCTGGTGGAGAAGCTGAAGGACGTCCCGGAGCTGTCGGCCGGAATCGAAAGCGAGGCGGCGGCGCGCAGGCGGCTGGCGCGCGGACAGCTCGCGTTGGTGCTGCTGCCCGGAGAGACGCCCGAGGCCCTGGTGGACCCCAGCCAGCAGGATGGCCGCACCGCGCGGTTGTTGGTGGCGCGGGCGTTGGCGGCGGCTCCGCCGGATGCGGACGCGTCCTTGAAGTCCACGCCCGTGTCCGAGCCCGGGAACCGCTACATCGACTTCCTCATCCCCGGGTTGCTCGGGCTGTCGTTGATGTCCAACAGCTTGTGGGTGGTGGCGGGCTCGCTGGTGAGCATGCGCGGAGGCCGGCTGCTGAAGCGGCTGTCCGCGACGCCCATGCGCCGCTCCCACTTCTTCCTGTCCTTCATGCTGGCGCGGTCGGTGTTCGCGCTGGTGGAGGTCCTGTTCTTCTGCGCCTTCGCCCGGTGGCTCTTCGGCGTGCCCATGTTCGGCAGCTACGCCACGTTGACCCTGGTGGGGCTGGTGGGCTCGCTGTGCTTCGCCGCGCTGGGGGTGCTGGTGTCCATCCGGGCGCGGAGCGAGGAGTCCATGGGGGGACTCGTCAACCTCGTGTCCATGCCGATGATGTTCCTGTCTGGCGTCTTCTTCGCGTCGGACAACTTCCCGTCATGGCTGCAGCCCGTCATCGCCTTGCTGCCGCTGACGGCTGTCAACGACTCCCTGCGAGCCGTCATGTTGGATGGCGCGGGACTCCTGTCGCTGGCCACGCCCATGGCGGTGCTGGCCGCGTGGACCGTGCTGCCGCTGGTGCTGGCCCTTCGCTTGTTCCGCTGGACGTAA
- a CDS encoding FtsX-like permease family protein, with amino-acid sequence MALVSFAFHGVLARPRSWVVGLLAAGSALLLTLGVALVGGISDGTRRSLIESGTGDLQLYNATSTGTPVVVQDSGGAPELQPIPDFAQVEARVRAVDGVREVVPLEVGGAWVFRGNYLDEKLSSIRAVAREPATAAREARLAVLGADLERTLRDVVRDDGRRAEAFAFLKEEEAREDRQALEAVAEPAFWERFRTEPLETLEYLENRVARQVGEGASIDVEFLASDLALFPRAFPRFELVSGSLPPPGQRGLMLGQGLYEQHFKLPVAALLDTLHRERSRGATFAQDESLRTVAERCLVELPDLLARLDAERSQAVAQALGTLLGHPGEVEPLLREFLTLDDANFDARYQQFQEVLAPHLPLYRVRPGDTLVLMSPNGSLGVTGVPVRVWGTFRFKGLGGDLSRVNSLGLLDLVTARFLANRRTQAEDDEVRKDVEALGLAQPMAPTDLALQPAAIIEVPEAGAQEGSGAAPPVFARHEAFPEHFTPETLRGGGILQAALVLETGADADAVAERIDALAKETGAPLATVDWSEAGGLLAGVVGITQVVLLALAALMSLFVVMVSGSTLLLLARERVGEVGTLRAVGMQRREVFTVLLCEGLLLGVLGAGLGVGLGVALLRLVVGQGIPVRDESLQVFMGGNVLMPQLSATAGLVVVAVVGAVVVAASLVPAWRGSAVLPIEAMRKRED; translated from the coding sequence GTGGCGCTGGTGTCTTTCGCCTTCCACGGTGTGCTGGCCCGGCCGCGGAGTTGGGTGGTGGGGCTGCTGGCCGCGGGCAGTGCGCTCCTGCTCACACTGGGCGTCGCGCTGGTGGGCGGCATCTCTGACGGGACGCGTCGCAGTCTCATCGAGAGTGGAACGGGCGACCTCCAGCTCTACAACGCCACCTCCACGGGGACACCGGTGGTGGTGCAGGACTCCGGGGGAGCACCCGAGCTCCAGCCCATTCCCGACTTCGCCCAGGTGGAGGCCCGGGTGCGCGCCGTGGACGGCGTGCGCGAGGTGGTGCCGCTCGAGGTGGGCGGGGCCTGGGTGTTTCGCGGCAACTACCTGGACGAGAAGCTGTCTTCCATTCGCGCGGTGGCGCGCGAGCCCGCCACCGCGGCGCGCGAGGCCCGGCTGGCGGTGTTGGGCGCGGACCTGGAGCGCACCTTGCGTGACGTGGTGCGTGATGACGGCCGGCGGGCGGAGGCCTTCGCGTTCCTGAAAGAGGAAGAGGCGCGGGAGGACCGGCAGGCGTTGGAGGCGGTGGCGGAGCCGGCGTTCTGGGAGCGCTTCCGGACCGAGCCGCTGGAGACGCTGGAGTACCTGGAGAACCGCGTGGCGAGGCAGGTGGGCGAGGGGGCCTCCATCGACGTGGAGTTCCTGGCCTCGGACCTGGCGCTGTTTCCCCGCGCTTTTCCCCGCTTCGAGCTCGTCAGTGGCAGCCTGCCGCCGCCAGGTCAGCGGGGCTTGATGTTGGGGCAGGGCCTCTACGAGCAGCACTTCAAGCTCCCCGTGGCGGCGCTGCTGGACACGCTGCATCGCGAGCGCTCGCGCGGGGCCACCTTCGCGCAGGACGAATCCCTGCGCACCGTGGCGGAGCGCTGCCTCGTCGAGCTGCCGGACCTGCTGGCGCGTCTGGACGCGGAGCGCTCCCAGGCCGTGGCCCAGGCCCTGGGCACGCTGCTGGGCCATCCGGGCGAGGTGGAGCCGCTGCTGCGCGAGTTCCTCACGCTGGACGACGCCAACTTCGATGCGCGCTACCAGCAGTTCCAGGAGGTGCTGGCGCCGCACCTGCCGCTGTACCGCGTGCGGCCCGGGGACACGTTGGTCCTGATGAGCCCCAATGGCTCGCTGGGTGTCACGGGCGTGCCGGTGCGGGTGTGGGGGACGTTCCGCTTCAAGGGCCTGGGCGGGGACCTCAGCCGCGTGAATTCGCTCGGGCTCCTGGACCTGGTCACCGCGCGCTTCCTCGCCAACCGGAGGACGCAGGCGGAGGACGATGAGGTCCGGAAGGATGTCGAGGCGCTCGGCCTGGCCCAGCCCATGGCGCCCACGGACCTCGCGCTGCAGCCCGCGGCCATCATCGAGGTGCCAGAGGCTGGCGCTCAGGAGGGCTCGGGGGCGGCGCCTCCGGTCTTCGCTCGGCACGAGGCCTTTCCCGAGCACTTCACCCCCGAAACGCTGCGAGGCGGCGGCATCCTTCAGGCGGCGCTGGTGCTCGAGACGGGCGCGGACGCGGACGCCGTCGCGGAGCGCATCGACGCGCTGGCGAAGGAGACCGGCGCACCGCTGGCGACGGTGGACTGGTCCGAGGCGGGAGGCCTGCTCGCGGGCGTGGTGGGCATCACCCAGGTGGTGCTGCTGGCGCTGGCCGCGCTGATGTCGCTGTTCGTGGTGATGGTCTCCGGGAGCACGCTGCTGCTGCTGGCGCGGGAGCGGGTGGGCGAGGTGGGGACGCTGCGAGCGGTGGGCATGCAGCGCCGGGAGGTGTTCACGGTGCTGCTGTGCGAGGGCCTGCTCTTGGGCGTGCTGGGCGCGGGCCTGGGGGTGGGGCTCGGCGTCGCGCTGCTGCGGCTGGTGGTGGGCCAGGGCATCCCGGTCCGAGACGAGTCGCTCCAGGTCTTCATGGGTGGAAATGTGCTGATGCCTCAACTGTCCGCCACGGCCGGGTTGGTGGTGGTGGCGGTGGTGGGCGCGGTGGTGGTGGCAGCCTCGCTGGTGCCCGCGTGGCGTGGCAGCGCGGTGCTCCCCATCGAGGCCATGCGGAAGCGGGAGGACTGA
- a CDS encoding ABC transporter ATP-binding protein, which yields MTHPDELAIEVKGLVKRFGDVTAVDGIDLDIRRGECVGLLGPNGAGKTTTVEILEGLQPATSGDVRLLGLRWATDAAVLRQRIGMTLQETRLVDQLKVEEMVKLFASFYPRPLPVETLIGMVQLGEKREARVGKLSGGQKQRLALALALAGDPDVLFLDEPTTGLDPQSRRSLWDVVTQLKARGRTVVLTTHYMDEAEVLCDRLVIIDRGRVIARGTPRDIITSLGAEQVIELEAEPSPDLERLRPLASVVAVQRHSGRITVRVKALHLALPEVLREVAAGGGELRHLSTRRPTLDDVFIDMTGRSLRESAEEKAA from the coding sequence ATGACACACCCGGACGAACTCGCCATCGAGGTGAAGGGATTGGTCAAACGCTTCGGCGACGTCACCGCCGTGGACGGCATTGACCTGGACATCCGCCGAGGCGAGTGCGTGGGCCTGCTCGGCCCCAACGGCGCGGGCAAGACGACCACCGTGGAAATCCTCGAAGGTCTGCAACCGGCGACCTCGGGCGACGTCCGCCTCCTGGGGCTGCGCTGGGCGACGGACGCCGCGGTGCTGCGGCAGCGCATTGGCATGACGCTCCAGGAGACGCGGCTGGTGGACCAGCTCAAGGTGGAGGAGATGGTGAAGCTGTTCGCCTCCTTCTATCCCCGGCCCCTGCCGGTGGAGACGCTCATCGGGATGGTGCAACTGGGGGAGAAGCGCGAGGCGCGGGTGGGCAAGCTGTCCGGAGGGCAGAAGCAGCGGCTGGCCCTGGCGCTCGCGCTGGCGGGGGACCCGGACGTGCTCTTCCTGGACGAGCCGACCACCGGCCTGGACCCCCAGTCGCGCCGCTCGCTGTGGGACGTGGTGACGCAGCTCAAGGCGCGCGGGCGCACGGTGGTGTTGACCACGCATTACATGGACGAGGCCGAGGTGCTGTGCGACCGGCTGGTCATCATCGACCGGGGCCGGGTGATTGCGCGCGGGACGCCGCGGGACATCATCACCTCGCTGGGGGCGGAGCAGGTCATCGAGCTGGAGGCGGAGCCCTCGCCCGACCTGGAGCGGCTGCGCCCGCTGGCCTCGGTGGTGGCGGTGCAGCGCCACTCGGGCCGCATCACCGTGCGGGTGAAGGCGCTGCACCTGGCGCTCCCAGAGGTGCTGCGCGAGGTGGCGGCGGGCGGCGGTGAACTGCGGCACCTGTCCACCCGGCGCCCCACGCTGGATGACGTCTTCATCGACATGACGGGCCGCTCGCTGCGCGAGTCCGCGGAAGAGAAGGCGGCCTGA
- a CDS encoding class I SAM-dependent methyltransferase yields MTSSPRAPLAQSLHFWARNASNESALLQASLRLGLFDALPVEGSDTPKPLDVLTQALAVSTRGLRALLEMLTSMGFVHMDDARRFALSAQTAGILRSEPFQQRLSAELPWWEPHGLLDTAVKQGGPVAHAGRDWDVLGHLQALFLDAPATTDSPEAEDFFDRFARSAPRHQVLVTAGRMGVLEQLASAPRTVEALGTLTQTSPQGLRVLLDVLARMELVREDGGAWSLTPPARQLLDGKALAYLVRSLTVSARYWEALGRLEETVRHERFILDLKNPEVSQSFYADNSNQLTAVFASHFQLSRRAATTLAQTRPLDGAQVLDIGTGSGVWGSAFARATPTTHVTYFDQAVVLEQVQRNVQALKVSDRARLWPGNLFTHDFGEADFDVIILPQVLNVLLPDMLPGLFARVAKALRPGGVLLIAEYVLNERRDGPLDHLYFGLRRFMTNEGDLLSASEYAQLLSAVGLTQSVCIPLPTQELIFAARPGVTLPSQLASTESEARPASTEARGA; encoded by the coding sequence ATGACGTCGAGCCCGAGAGCCCCCCTGGCGCAATCACTCCACTTCTGGGCCCGCAACGCCTCCAATGAGTCCGCGCTCCTTCAAGCCTCGCTCCGGCTGGGCCTGTTCGACGCACTCCCCGTGGAAGGCAGCGATACACCCAAGCCCCTCGATGTGTTGACGCAGGCGCTCGCCGTCTCGACGCGAGGGCTCCGGGCCCTGCTGGAGATGCTCACGAGCATGGGCTTCGTGCACATGGATGACGCACGGCGCTTCGCCTTGTCCGCGCAGACCGCCGGCATTCTCCGGAGCGAGCCTTTCCAGCAAAGGCTCTCGGCGGAGCTGCCCTGGTGGGAGCCGCACGGGCTGTTGGATACAGCCGTGAAACAGGGAGGCCCTGTCGCGCACGCCGGGCGGGACTGGGATGTGCTGGGCCACCTCCAGGCGCTCTTCCTGGACGCGCCGGCGACCACCGATTCGCCCGAGGCGGAGGACTTCTTCGACCGCTTCGCTCGCAGCGCGCCCCGTCACCAGGTGCTCGTCACCGCGGGCCGGATGGGCGTGCTGGAGCAACTGGCCTCGGCGCCCCGCACCGTGGAGGCGCTGGGCACACTCACGCAGACGAGCCCCCAGGGACTGCGCGTGCTGCTCGACGTCCTGGCTCGGATGGAGCTGGTGCGGGAAGACGGCGGCGCGTGGTCGCTGACTCCGCCAGCGCGACAGCTTTTGGACGGCAAGGCCCTGGCGTACCTGGTGCGCTCGCTGACTGTCTCGGCGCGCTACTGGGAGGCGCTGGGACGCCTGGAGGAGACGGTGCGCCATGAGCGCTTCATCCTGGACCTGAAGAATCCCGAGGTGAGCCAGAGCTTCTACGCGGACAACTCGAACCAGCTCACGGCGGTGTTCGCCTCGCACTTCCAGCTCAGCCGCCGCGCCGCTACGACGCTGGCGCAGACACGTCCCTTGGACGGCGCCCAGGTTCTCGACATCGGGACGGGCTCGGGCGTGTGGGGCTCGGCCTTCGCCAGGGCCACGCCCACCACCCATGTCACCTACTTCGACCAGGCTGTCGTGCTCGAACAGGTGCAGCGCAACGTCCAGGCGCTGAAGGTGTCGGACCGGGCGCGGCTGTGGCCGGGCAACCTCTTCACCCATGACTTCGGGGAGGCGGACTTCGACGTCATCATCCTCCCCCAGGTCCTCAATGTGCTGCTCCCGGACATGCTGCCTGGCCTCTTCGCCCGCGTGGCGAAGGCGCTCCGGCCCGGCGGCGTGCTGCTCATCGCGGAGTATGTGCTCAACGAGCGCCGCGACGGGCCGCTGGACCACCTCTACTTCGGGCTGCGGCGCTTCATGACGAACGAGGGCGACCTGCTGTCCGCGTCCGAGTACGCACAACTGCTGTCGGCCGTGGGCCTGACGCAGTCGGTCTGCATCCCCCTGCCGACGCAGGAGCTCATCTTCGCCGCCCGCCCGGGCGTGACGCTCCCGAGCCAGCTCGCGTCCACGGAGTCCGAGGCCCGCCCGGCCAGCACGGAGGCCCGCGGCGCCTGA
- a CDS encoding class I SAM-dependent methyltransferase, whose translation MSESTPAPSPAFVQQLNFHARDASNEAAALQAAVSLGLFEHLPEAGTAEPASLAALVKQVGGASRGVRAVVEPLVALGFIHLEDGRGYVLPPATAAFLRDAAFVAGLREARRWWHVLALLPQAVRGGAPVTWDGVEWDLLGAYRALFLAPPPSFPNAEARDFHDRFARNPARTLALVASAELGVLARLVQGASPLDVLAREVDAVPEALAVLLGTLAAMGIAQEREGGWGLTEAAGRALDAQSLPYFQRALPATLAYWEALGHLDEAVREQRFRLDLREPETARRIYQENASRISSIFASHLRLSRQAAALVRKMRPLAEARVLDVGTGSGVWGAAFGLADPSSHVTYLDSPHVLDAVRPHLAKLKLEARSRLWAGDCLSVDYGESCFDVILLPQIIPALPPAELPGFFARLARALKPGGLLLISGYLLTDRRDGPLDALYFSLRRYVTNEGDVLSLPEFRALLAPVGLTEARGFDMPIQQVVIAHRGDVAWADAASSG comes from the coding sequence GTGTCCGAATCCACTCCCGCGCCGTCTCCCGCCTTCGTGCAGCAGCTCAACTTCCACGCGCGCGACGCCAGCAATGAGGCCGCGGCGCTCCAGGCCGCCGTGTCGCTCGGTCTCTTCGAGCACCTGCCGGAAGCAGGCACCGCCGAGCCGGCTTCGCTGGCCGCGCTGGTGAAGCAGGTGGGTGGGGCTTCGCGGGGCGTGCGCGCCGTCGTGGAGCCCCTGGTGGCCCTGGGCTTCATCCACTTGGAGGACGGCCGAGGGTACGTGTTGCCCCCGGCGACCGCGGCCTTCCTTCGAGACGCGGCCTTCGTCGCCGGGCTGAGGGAGGCGCGGCGCTGGTGGCATGTCCTGGCGCTGCTGCCCCAGGCCGTGCGCGGCGGCGCGCCCGTGACGTGGGATGGGGTGGAGTGGGACTTGCTCGGCGCCTACCGCGCGCTGTTCCTGGCGCCACCGCCGTCGTTCCCGAACGCGGAGGCCCGGGACTTCCACGACCGGTTCGCGCGCAACCCCGCGCGCACGCTGGCGCTGGTGGCGAGCGCGGAGCTGGGCGTGCTGGCTCGGCTCGTCCAAGGGGCCTCGCCGCTGGACGTGCTCGCGCGGGAGGTGGACGCGGTGCCGGAGGCGCTGGCGGTGCTGCTCGGCACCCTGGCGGCGATGGGGATTGCCCAGGAGCGGGAGGGCGGCTGGGGGCTGACGGAGGCCGCTGGGCGCGCGCTGGACGCGCAGAGCCTTCCGTACTTCCAGCGGGCGCTGCCCGCGACCCTGGCCTACTGGGAGGCGCTGGGTCACCTGGACGAGGCGGTGCGCGAGCAGCGCTTCCGGTTGGACCTGCGGGAGCCCGAGACGGCGCGGCGCATCTACCAGGAGAACGCCTCGCGCATCTCCAGCATCTTCGCCTCGCACCTGCGGTTGAGCCGGCAGGCGGCTGCGTTGGTGCGCAAGATGCGTCCGCTGGCGGAGGCGCGGGTGCTGGACGTGGGCACTGGCTCGGGCGTGTGGGGCGCGGCCTTCGGGCTGGCGGACCCGTCCTCGCATGTCACCTACCTGGACTCGCCGCACGTGCTGGACGCGGTGCGCCCGCATCTGGCGAAGCTGAAGCTGGAGGCGCGCTCGCGGCTGTGGGCGGGGGACTGCCTGTCGGTGGACTACGGCGAGTCCTGCTTCGACGTCATCCTGCTGCCGCAAATCATCCCCGCGCTGCCTCCGGCGGAGCTGCCTGGTTTCTTCGCCAGGCTGGCGCGTGCGTTGAAGCCCGGGGGCTTGCTGCTCATCTCCGGCTATCTGCTGACGGACCGCCGTGACGGTCCGTTGGACGCGCTCTATTTCTCGCTGCGCCGGTATGTGACGAACGAGGGCGACGTCCTGTCGCTCCCGGAGTTCCGCGCGCTGTTGGCGCCGGTGGGCCTCACCGAAGCGCGCGGCTTCGACATGCCCATCCAGCAGGTCGTCATCGCTCACCGTGGCGATGTCGCGTGGGCCGACGCCGCCTCCTCGGGGTGA